Proteins encoded in a region of the Quercus lobata isolate SW786 chromosome 8, ValleyOak3.0 Primary Assembly, whole genome shotgun sequence genome:
- the LOC115958054 gene encoding uncharacterized protein LOC115958054 → MVMVDLANKVLAWLNGVNADYTELYNAVRDLLSCQHAELSSVESELRTRQNDETEAVLSGDELRARSREATEVLARSEAEYMKATGPLSLLKDKISETREVLRKLEEESVEKEREVDVLYVKWKSCLHSHVAIKNEEREFDGQLFEKHRNLEETQQRFDKVEAGVRQSIKALLSILC, encoded by the coding sequence ATGGTTATGGTGGATTTGGCGAACAAGGTCTTGGCTTGGCTCAATGGAGTCAATGCAGACTACACTGAGCTATATAACGCTGTCAGAGATCTCCTCTCTTGCCAGCACGCTGAACTCTCCTCCGTCGAGAGCGAACTCCGAACTCGCCAAAATGATGAAACTGAAGCCGTTTTGTCTGGCGATGAGCTTCGAGCTCGATCGAGAGAAGCGACTGAAGTGCTGGCTAGATCCGAAGCAGAGTATATGAAAGCTACGGGGCCACTTAGTTTGTTGAAAGATAAGATCTCGGAGACTCGAGAGGTGTTGCGAAAGCTCGAGGAGGAATCggttgagaaagagagggagGTGGATGTTTTGTATGTAAAATGGAAGAGTTGCCTCCATTCTCACGTTGCCATTAAGAATGAAGAGCGAGAGTTTGATGGGCAATTGTTTGAAAAGCATAGGAACCTTGAAGAGACCCAACAGCGTTTCGATAAGGTCGAGGCTGGCGTTCGACAGTCGATAAAGGCTCTGTTGTCAATTCTCTGCTAA